The Candidatus Reconcilbacillus cellulovorans genome includes a region encoding these proteins:
- a CDS encoding flagellar motor switch protein FliG, producing the protein MAKLAGHHGLSGRQKAAILLISLGPEVSAHIFKHLREDEIEQLTLEIANVRKVEPSEKQAVLEEFHQICLAQEYISQGGIQYAKDILEKALGPQKAQDIINRLTATLQVRPFDFARKADPAQILNFIQNENAQTIALVLSYLQPEQASVILSALPQDKQAEVAKRIALMDRTSPEVISQVERVLEQKLSSTVTQDYSQAGGIEAIVQILNGVDRSTERTILDTLEIQDPELAEEIKKRMFVFEDIVNLDNRSIQRIIREVDNKDLQLALKVASEEVRDAIFRNMSKRMAEVFREEMEYMGPVRLRDVEEAQTRIVATIRRLEEAGEIIVARRGGDDIIV; encoded by the coding sequence TTGGCGAAACTTGCGGGACATCACGGTTTGTCCGGCAGGCAGAAGGCCGCCATTTTGTTGATCAGTCTCGGCCCCGAGGTGTCCGCGCACATTTTCAAACATTTGCGCGAAGACGAGATCGAGCAGCTCACGCTGGAGATCGCGAACGTGCGCAAAGTGGAGCCGAGCGAAAAACAAGCGGTCCTGGAAGAGTTCCATCAAATTTGTCTCGCTCAAGAATATATTTCCCAAGGCGGCATTCAATATGCCAAGGACATTTTGGAAAAAGCGCTCGGCCCGCAAAAGGCGCAGGACATCATCAACCGATTGACGGCGACGCTTCAGGTGCGGCCGTTCGATTTTGCGCGAAAAGCCGATCCTGCGCAGATTTTAAACTTTATCCAAAACGAGAATGCGCAGACGATCGCGCTGGTGCTGTCCTATCTGCAGCCTGAGCAGGCGTCCGTCATCTTGTCGGCGCTGCCGCAGGACAAGCAGGCCGAAGTCGCCAAGCGCATCGCCTTGATGGACCGGACGTCGCCGGAGGTCATCAGCCAGGTCGAACGGGTGCTGGAGCAGAAGCTGTCGTCGACGGTCACTCAGGATTATTCCCAGGCGGGCGGAATCGAAGCGATCGTTCAGATTCTGAACGGCGTCGACCGCAGCACGGAGCGGACGATTCTCGACACGCTGGAGATTCAAGATCCGGAGCTTGCCGAGGAAATCAAGAAGCGGATGTTCGTGTTCGAAGATATCGTCAATCTCGACAACCGTTCCATTCAGCGCATCATTCGCGAGGTAGACAATAAAGATTTGCAGCTGGCGCTCAAGGTGGCGAGCGAGGAAGTCCGCGACGCGATTTTCCGCAACATGTCGAAACGAATGGCCGAAGTGTTCCGCGAGGAGATGGAATATATGGGTCCCGTCCGTCTGCGCGACGTCGAAGAAGCGCAGACGCGCATCGTCGCGACGATCCGGCGCCTCGAGGAGGCCGGCGAAATTATCGTCGCCCGTCGTGGAGGTGACGATATCATTGTCTAA
- a CDS encoding flagellar protein export ATPase FliI, whose product MSASVSRYLEQLGRIDPVRINGRVVQVIGLMIESEGPEAKIGDVCLIYPPKSGDPIAAEVVGFRNNRVLLMPLGEPQAIAPGCDVVGTGRPLEVPVGQELLGKVLDGLGRPLDGSVLPPSMPTYSTNRPPTNPLHRVRIREPLSVGVRAIDGLLTVGKGQRIGIFAGSGVGKSTLLGMIARNTEADVNVIALIGERGREVLEFLERDLGPEGLARSVVVAATSDQPALIRIKGAMIATAIGEYFRDRGMNVMLMMDSVTRYAMALREVGLAVGEPPTTRGYTPSVFANLPKLLERSGATAQGSMTAFYTVLVDGDDFSEPIADAVRGILDGHIVLDRGLANRGQYPAIDVLASVSRVMRDIVPAEQMRAADEFKRLLAVYRDAEDLINIGAYQHGSNPQIDEAIRYIGPIRDYIRQGVDEKVTYTDAVDRLLDMFGGGKAA is encoded by the coding sequence ATGAGCGCGTCGGTGAGCCGCTATTTGGAGCAACTCGGCCGGATCGATCCGGTCCGCATCAACGGTAGAGTCGTTCAGGTCATCGGGCTGATGATCGAGTCGGAAGGGCCGGAAGCGAAAATCGGCGACGTCTGTCTGATCTATCCGCCCAAATCCGGCGATCCGATCGCGGCGGAAGTCGTCGGGTTCCGCAACAACCGCGTGCTGCTGATGCCGCTCGGCGAACCGCAGGCGATCGCGCCCGGTTGCGACGTCGTCGGTACGGGGCGGCCGCTTGAAGTCCCCGTCGGGCAGGAGTTGCTCGGCAAAGTCCTGGACGGGCTCGGCCGGCCGTTGGACGGATCCGTACTGCCGCCGAGCATGCCGACGTATTCGACGAACCGTCCGCCGACCAACCCGCTGCATCGCGTTCGTATTCGCGAGCCGCTCAGCGTCGGCGTCCGCGCGATCGACGGTCTGTTGACGGTGGGGAAGGGACAGCGCATCGGCATTTTCGCGGGATCGGGCGTCGGCAAAAGCACGCTGCTCGGCATGATCGCCAGAAATACCGAGGCGGACGTCAACGTGATCGCACTGATCGGCGAACGCGGTCGTGAAGTGTTGGAATTTCTCGAACGCGACCTCGGCCCGGAAGGTTTGGCTAGATCGGTCGTCGTCGCCGCTACCTCGGACCAGCCGGCGCTAATCCGCATCAAGGGTGCGATGATTGCCACGGCGATCGGGGAATATTTCCGTGACCGCGGCATGAACGTCATGCTGATGATGGATTCGGTCACCCGTTACGCCATGGCGCTGCGTGAGGTCGGTCTCGCCGTCGGCGAACCGCCGACGACGCGCGGCTACACGCCGTCGGTGTTTGCGAACTTGCCGAAATTGCTGGAACGTTCCGGCGCGACGGCGCAAGGGTCGATGACGGCGTTTTATACCGTGTTGGTCGACGGCGACGATTTTTCCGAGCCGATCGCAGATGCCGTCCGCGGCATTCTCGACGGACACATCGTCCTCGACCGCGGATTGGCCAATCGCGGTCAATATCCGGCGATCGACGTGCTGGCGAGCGTCAGTCGCGTCATGCGCGACATCGTGCCGGCCGAACAGATGCGGGCCGCCGACGAATTCAAGCGGCTGCTCGCCGTTTATCGCGACGCGGAGGACCTGATCAACATCGGCGCCTATCAGCACGGCAGCAACCCGCAGATCGACGAGGCGATCCGGTACATCGGACCGATCCGCGACTACATCCGACAGGGCGTCGACGAAAAAGTGACCTACACCGACGCCGTCGACAGGCTGCTCGATATGTTCGGCGGAGGGAAGGCGGCATGA
- a CDS encoding flagellar export protein FliJ, with translation MKFRFPLQKIVDLREQERMQAEWRLAEALKRLREEERSFAELERMRDDVCRIMADACVGATTAAHLSVVGRFLTHLDGRIRRKRAELEDAERTVSERRDDLRGRLVEERIWRNARNKALERFRSEMLRAEQKEIDDLACAHDADRR, from the coding sequence ATGAAATTCCGGTTTCCGTTACAGAAAATCGTTGATTTGCGCGAACAAGAGAGGATGCAGGCGGAATGGAGGCTTGCCGAGGCGCTCAAGCGGTTGCGCGAGGAGGAAAGGTCCTTCGCCGAGCTCGAGCGGATGCGCGACGACGTCTGTCGGATCATGGCTGACGCCTGCGTCGGGGCGACGACGGCCGCCCATCTTTCGGTAGTCGGGCGGTTTCTTACCCATCTGGACGGCCGCATTCGCCGCAAGCGGGCTGAGCTGGAAGACGCCGAGCGAACGGTGAGCGAACGCCGCGACGACTTGCGCGGACGCCTCGTCGAGGAACGGATTTGGCGAAACGCGAGAAATAAGGCATTGGAGCGGTTCAGGTCGGAGATGCTGCGGGCGGAGCAGAAAGAAATCGACGATTTGGCGTGTGCACACGACGCCGACCGCAGGTGA